The following are encoded together in the Leptospira langatensis genome:
- a CDS encoding PilZ domain-containing protein, whose amino-acid sequence MEKTSSNQIDRNSEKLIPKEEVFVPTYRCLYRIHSVNGESKTIEALLGDISKYGTRIVCDERIMASPSLGAVLGMSIFTDVLQYSRKLRGVIRWEKRSEKGWEYGIQFDEPIHLDLFRAIHNTLTGIKVRVESAEPKTPHQKALSIVFQTKEKIQSIQPLLSQLESSLNDYEYAVGYNLKEEIYHSVFLLLGPIYNFLKEKTNELYHELNPSEIEYNFSYLREELQCYLFLDPFVKRATTKPLGYAGDFEMMDAIYRDTNEGTNLLGKSLHKCTLNLKSAQAVFHRQNFFYRTILDRLKKKEGRLCVLSVACGPAREMVTLINDADQQLLDKLTIYLLDQDPRAITEAKHGIRIALLKNHKQVDFHCLNVEIARFAANPGKYVDQTGIDMIYSAGLFDYIKMKTAQKICSHLYSLLDPNGEIFLGNFSDASDEIGIMEVMDWSLIYRSDEELTKFADSIQGPKTVGVIDDVFPQKFFYLTKAKDLKQENGLIRKIEKVDDASAIS is encoded by the coding sequence ATGGAAAAGACCTCATCCAATCAAATTGACAGAAACTCAGAAAAACTCATCCCGAAAGAGGAAGTTTTCGTTCCGACCTATCGTTGCCTTTATCGGATCCATTCCGTAAACGGCGAGAGCAAAACCATCGAAGCCCTCTTAGGCGACATTTCCAAGTATGGAACAAGGATCGTATGTGATGAGCGGATCATGGCCTCTCCCAGCCTTGGAGCAGTTCTGGGCATGAGCATTTTTACAGATGTATTGCAGTACAGTCGTAAGTTACGCGGTGTTATTCGTTGGGAAAAGAGATCCGAAAAAGGATGGGAGTACGGGATCCAATTCGACGAGCCGATCCATTTGGATCTGTTCCGGGCTATCCATAATACCTTGACCGGGATCAAGGTTCGAGTAGAGTCCGCAGAACCTAAGACTCCCCACCAAAAAGCACTATCGATCGTATTCCAAACTAAGGAAAAGATCCAAAGCATACAACCCCTTCTCTCTCAATTGGAATCCAGCTTAAACGATTATGAATACGCAGTGGGCTATAATCTAAAAGAAGAGATCTATCATTCCGTATTCCTTCTTCTCGGTCCTATTTATAATTTCTTAAAGGAAAAGACGAACGAACTGTATCACGAACTTAATCCTTCCGAGATAGAATACAATTTCTCCTATCTTAGGGAAGAGTTGCAATGCTATCTATTTCTGGATCCATTCGTCAAGCGGGCGACTACCAAGCCTCTCGGTTACGCAGGCGATTTCGAAATGATGGATGCAATTTATAGGGATACGAACGAAGGAACAAATCTATTAGGTAAGAGCCTTCACAAATGCACCTTGAATCTGAAATCGGCTCAGGCAGTATTCCATAGACAGAATTTCTTTTATCGGACCATTCTGGACCGACTCAAAAAGAAGGAAGGAAGGCTCTGCGTATTATCGGTAGCTTGCGGTCCTGCAAGAGAAATGGTGACTCTCATCAATGATGCCGATCAACAGCTGTTGGATAAATTAACGATCTATCTCTTAGACCAGGATCCAAGGGCGATCACAGAGGCGAAGCATGGCATCCGGATCGCTTTATTAAAGAATCATAAACAAGTGGATTTTCATTGCTTGAATGTGGAGATCGCTAGATTTGCAGCGAACCCTGGTAAATACGTGGATCAAACAGGTATCGATATGATCTATTCTGCCGGCCTCTTCGACTATATAAAGATGAAAACCGCTCAAAAGATCTGTTCTCATCTTTATTCCCTCCTGGATCCAAACGGCGAGATCTTTCTGGGAAATTTTTCCGACGCCTCCGACGAGATCGGTATCATGGAAGTCATGGATTGGAGCCTGATCTATAGGAGCGACGAAGAACTAACGAAATTTGCCGATTCCATACAAGGTCCGAAAACTGTGGGAGTTATAGACGACGTATTCCCTCAAAAGTTTTTCTATCTAACCAAGGCGAAGGATCTCAAACAAGAGAACGGACTTATCCGAAAGATAGAAAAAGTCGATGATGCGAGTGCGATCTCTTAG
- a CDS encoding PP2C family protein-serine/threonine phosphatase, whose protein sequence is MIDQEQSFRRFVWALEKKWIQTVCILGFTLVPLFGGLDYFIIPKEYLDENLGYFLTLRAFASVFVLIQYCILRLSSPNPWNTIHAYVFTFVVGGIITLMTTRLGGFESSYYAGLNLVLIAVNLFLPWNAIKGALNSSIILLQYLIVNLIFDNDYKLISIINNLYFLVGTMIISVTIAHFKFSLTKSEFEKMDVISTLKSQQDGDYFLTSLVLQPLSLNLSKSEIVPVNFFTSQKKKFTFKNWTQEIGGDISVSNVITLKGRRYVVFVNADAMGKSLQGAGGAIVFGAVFHAMIQRTKMLEANRNQYPERWLRNAVIELQKTFESFDGAMMISLIIGLIDEETGLVYYINAEHPFPVLYREGNASFIDSQMYFRKIGMLEIKSRFFVSLFQLLPGDKLLLGSDGREDLMVFDPNIGGKTMVEDENFFLNVVEKGKGELKGIVETLKESGDIIDDLSLVQISYNPSKKTKESIESSGGSPNWNGFHTNENGVEKTEELEALKRMVSASVKSGDVEECIRAATQLVELYPGESSYFYFLAKYFNKHKDYRESVEQGERFRYRQPDHVNNLLVLSDSYRRLGNKKRAELLLKEVFAFEPENQVAINLLGKLKNHNGKDLIQSN, encoded by the coding sequence ATGATCGATCAGGAGCAAAGTTTTCGCCGATTCGTTTGGGCCCTCGAAAAGAAATGGATCCAAACCGTCTGCATATTGGGATTCACTCTAGTCCCCTTGTTCGGAGGACTGGATTATTTCATTATTCCTAAGGAATATCTGGATGAGAACCTGGGATACTTTCTTACCTTGAGAGCCTTCGCATCCGTTTTTGTTTTGATCCAGTATTGTATACTTCGTCTTTCCAGTCCGAATCCTTGGAATACGATCCACGCTTATGTGTTTACCTTCGTTGTGGGAGGGATCATCACTCTGATGACTACCCGACTCGGAGGTTTCGAGTCCTCTTATTACGCCGGATTGAATCTTGTCCTGATTGCTGTGAATCTATTTCTTCCTTGGAACGCTATAAAGGGAGCCTTGAATAGCTCGATCATCCTTCTACAATATCTGATCGTGAATCTCATCTTCGATAACGACTATAAGCTGATCTCCATTATCAATAATCTATACTTCTTAGTGGGGACAATGATCATATCGGTCACCATCGCTCATTTTAAGTTCTCACTCACCAAATCTGAGTTCGAGAAGATGGATGTGATCAGTACTCTGAAGTCCCAACAGGATGGGGATTATTTTCTGACCTCTCTCGTATTGCAGCCATTGAGTTTGAATTTATCCAAAAGCGAGATCGTTCCTGTAAACTTCTTCACTAGCCAAAAAAAGAAATTCACCTTCAAGAATTGGACCCAGGAGATCGGGGGAGATATCAGTGTCTCCAACGTAATCACCCTAAAGGGTAGAAGGTACGTAGTCTTTGTGAATGCGGACGCCATGGGCAAATCCTTACAAGGAGCGGGAGGAGCCATCGTGTTCGGAGCGGTGTTCCATGCGATGATCCAAAGGACCAAGATGCTAGAAGCGAACCGGAACCAATATCCGGAAAGATGGCTAAGAAATGCAGTAATCGAACTTCAGAAGACTTTCGAGAGTTTCGACGGTGCAATGATGATCTCTTTAATCATCGGGCTCATAGACGAGGAAACTGGGCTGGTTTATTATATCAACGCGGAGCATCCTTTTCCCGTTTTGTACAGGGAGGGAAACGCGAGCTTTATCGATTCACAAATGTATTTCAGAAAGATCGGTATGTTGGAGATCAAGAGTCGCTTCTTCGTAAGTCTATTCCAGCTTCTTCCCGGAGATAAACTTCTCTTAGGTTCGGATGGAAGAGAGGATCTTATGGTCTTCGATCCCAATATCGGAGGAAAGACCATGGTGGAAGACGAGAACTTCTTCTTAAACGTAGTAGAGAAGGGAAAAGGAGAGTTAAAGGGAATTGTGGAGACTCTCAAAGAATCGGGCGATATTATCGATGATCTTTCTCTTGTGCAAATTTCCTACAATCCTTCCAAGAAAACTAAGGAGTCGATCGAAAGTTCCGGCGGATCTCCCAATTGGAACGGATTCCATACGAATGAAAACGGAGTAGAGAAGACGGAAGAGCTTGAGGCATTAAAGAGAATGGTTTCTGCCTCCGTAAAAAGCGGAGATGTGGAAGAATGCATCCGCGCCGCAACGCAACTGGTAGAGTTGTATCCCGGAGAAAGTAGTTACTTCTATTTTTTAGCAAAATATTTCAACAAACACAAAGACTATCGCGAGTCCGTAGAACAAGGAGAGCGTTTCCGTTATCGACAACCCGATCATGTGAACAATCTACTCGTGCTTTCCGACTCGTATCGCAGGTTAGGAAACAAAAAAAGAGCGGAGCTTCTCTTAAAGGAAGTATTCGCCTTCGAGCCGGAGAATCAAGTAGCGATCAATCTTTTAGGGAAATTAAAAAATCATAATGGAAAAGACCTCATCCAATCAAATTGA
- a CDS encoding metal-dependent hydrolase: MGQTIVSERIHPQIRKPKFPLEKIKRESGFGKKIPFFTAFLSSLSVLFPEGERFFIRSVKAFQNEIQDETLRSEIKAFAGQEAVHGNVHDKLNERFVEIGLDFRSHEKMFCWLFFDILEKNILKLFPVWGKRLALSITAAAEHFTATLGRFLLSLPPEKVAWIDPITWKIIEWHSLEELEHKAVAFDVYQKSGGGYFTRIFGMTIAVQLLGLLAVVGTVRALFYFGFPNPKQIVRDIRFFFGSPGFTWAVIFYILEYYYWGFHPNNEDDQALIAKFSTIVASSAY, translated from the coding sequence ATGGGCCAAACAATCGTGTCTGAGCGCATCCATCCACAGATCCGCAAACCGAAATTTCCATTAGAAAAGATCAAAAGAGAGAGCGGCTTCGGAAAGAAGATCCCATTCTTCACCGCGTTTCTCTCTAGCTTAAGCGTTCTCTTTCCGGAAGGAGAAAGATTCTTTATACGCTCCGTGAAAGCATTTCAAAACGAGATCCAAGACGAAACCCTGAGAAGTGAGATCAAGGCCTTTGCAGGACAGGAAGCGGTCCACGGAAACGTTCATGATAAATTGAACGAAAGATTTGTAGAGATAGGACTCGATTTTCGCAGTCATGAGAAAATGTTCTGCTGGCTCTTCTTCGATATCCTAGAAAAGAATATCCTGAAATTATTCCCTGTCTGGGGAAAGAGATTAGCACTTTCGATCACTGCGGCAGCAGAACACTTTACGGCGACTCTCGGCAGATTCTTACTCTCCCTTCCCCCAGAAAAAGTAGCCTGGATCGATCCGATCACCTGGAAGATCATAGAATGGCATTCTCTCGAAGAATTAGAGCACAAGGCAGTTGCCTTCGACGTATATCAGAAATCTGGTGGAGGATACTTCACTAGGATCTTTGGAATGACGATCGCAGTGCAACTCCTAGGACTCTTGGCAGTCGTAGGAACAGTGAGAGCATTATTCTATTTTGGATTCCCGAATCCGAAACAGATCGTTCGGGACATCCGATTCTTCTTCGGCTCTCCGGGGTTCACTTGGGCAGTGATATTCTATATATTAGAATATTATTATTGGGGATTCCATCCGAATAACGAAGACGATCAGGCATTGATCGCTAAGTTCTCAACTATAGTAGCGTCTTCCGCTTACTAA
- a CDS encoding serine hydrolase domain-containing protein encodes MRVFLFSFLFGFLFLSCGRETLPYSTKFLETGEGSLHSLARWSTEELFRESKGRVRTNAILVLHKGKIRMEAYFSEFGPETLHPTWSISKFLLNGALAEAIASGKMELDGSVVDYLKDPNVSFRKDLKVKDLLFFASGLDWKERYEWAPLDSDILEILYGDARSDIARYISKLGFSYEPGEHVAYSSGDSNLLSAVLTRIVGKDYSDKYLRSVGIHSFVWETDGKEVPIASSYAYLSARDLAHLGEFYIREGWGQHPSGLFPKDWIADTFRVHDPRKHRPWYLSWLPFPPMGGHVYVNRFDSVTDKLFFANLSADAFFASGHWGQYMVVDPKLDLVVVRFGNDRGGKFPMKDFIDRLLPGLEE; translated from the coding sequence ATGAGAGTTTTCCTCTTTTCGTTCTTATTCGGTTTTCTATTCCTTTCCTGCGGAAGGGAGACATTGCCTTATTCCACAAAGTTCCTGGAAACAGGAGAAGGAAGTCTTCATTCGTTGGCAAGATGGAGTACCGAGGAACTGTTTCGAGAGAGCAAAGGCAGGGTCCGGACAAACGCGATCTTGGTTTTGCATAAGGGGAAGATCCGAATGGAGGCTTACTTTTCAGAATTCGGACCGGAGACCCTGCATCCTACTTGGTCTATTAGCAAATTCTTATTGAATGGAGCCTTGGCTGAAGCAATCGCTTCCGGAAAAATGGAATTAGACGGATCGGTCGTGGATTATTTAAAAGATCCTAATGTATCTTTTCGGAAGGATCTGAAAGTGAAAGATCTTCTCTTCTTCGCTTCGGGACTGGATTGGAAGGAGAGATACGAATGGGCGCCCTTGGATTCGGATATTTTAGAGATCCTTTACGGAGACGCTCGCTCCGATATTGCCCGATACATTTCTAAATTAGGTTTTTCTTATGAGCCAGGGGAGCATGTTGCTTATTCCAGCGGGGATTCCAATCTTTTGTCCGCGGTTCTCACGCGGATTGTCGGTAAGGATTACTCGGACAAATATCTTCGTTCCGTGGGAATTCATTCTTTTGTTTGGGAGACGGATGGGAAGGAAGTACCGATCGCTTCTTCGTATGCATATCTATCCGCGAGGGATCTGGCCCATTTGGGCGAGTTTTATATCCGAGAGGGTTGGGGACAACATCCTTCCGGTCTTTTTCCGAAGGATTGGATTGCGGATACGTTCCGTGTGCATGATCCTAGGAAGCATAGGCCTTGGTATTTGAGTTGGTTGCCCTTTCCTCCTATGGGTGGGCATGTGTATGTGAACCGTTTCGACTCGGTAACGGATAAGTTGTTCTTTGCGAATCTATCTGCCGATGCTTTTTTCGCATCCGGGCATTGGGGACAGTATATGGTTGTGGACCCTAAGTTAGATCTAGTCGTTGTGCGTTTTGGGAACGATAGGGGAGGGAAGTTCCCGATGAAGGATTTTATCGATCGACTATTGCCAGGATTAGAAGAATGA